One region of Sulfurisphaera ohwakuensis genomic DNA includes:
- a CDS encoding GTP-dependent dephospho-CoA kinase family protein — protein sequence MPDSIKKELTRPYGFLFTNNDIFINFILEKKNSRLITVGDVVTSTLYEHNIIPFLSIIDGKTKRQIKVKTVNENVIKVKNEKSSIRFSVIKTIKNTLDKNERATILVDGEEDLLVIPVVIFGRNNDIIVYGQPNAGAVVIINNQFVKIRVKQILEKFYVKKC from the coding sequence ATGCCAGACTCTATAAAAAAGGAATTAACAAGACCTTATGGTTTTTTATTTACAAATAATGATATCTTTATAAATTTTATACTTGAGAAGAAAAATAGTAGATTAATAACAGTAGGTGACGTAGTCACATCAACATTATATGAACACAATATAATTCCTTTTTTATCAATAATAGATGGGAAAACGAAAAGACAAATAAAAGTTAAAACTGTCAACGAAAACGTTATTAAAGTAAAAAATGAGAAATCAAGTATTAGATTTTCTGTAATAAAAACTATTAAAAATACATTAGACAAAAACGAGAGAGCAACAATCTTAGTTGATGGAGAAGAAGACTTACTAGTTATACCAGTAGTTATCTTTGGTAGAAATAATGATATTATTGTTTACGGACAACCTAATGCTGGTGCAGTAGTCATAATAAATAATCAATTTGTAAAAATAAGAGTCAAACAAATACTAGAAAAATTTTATGTAAAAAAATGTTAA
- the spt4 gene encoding transcription elongation factor subunit Spt4 has protein sequence MPGKNKEFKACKNCRALVTQDTPKCPVCGSISFSDDWSGIVIILDPQSETAKLFGATVPWRYAVIVK, from the coding sequence ATGCCTGGAAAAAATAAAGAATTTAAAGCTTGTAAGAATTGTAGAGCATTAGTGACACAAGATACACCTAAATGTCCAGTTTGTGGATCAATTAGCTTCAGCGATGACTGGAGCGGAATTGTAATCATTTTGGATCCTCAGTCAGAAACAGCAAAATTATTTGGGGCTACTGTACCTTGGAGATACGCAGTAATAGTGAAATAG
- a CDS encoding DNA-directed RNA polymerase, with translation MFKLIKAKGIIRIPPEYFGQPLDEIALQILRQEYQEKMIKDLGLVLAVLDAKVSEEGYIIFGDGATYHEVSFEMLAFVPIIQEVVEGEVNQVDNYGVYVNIGPVDGLAHISQITDDNLKFDQNRGILIGERSKKIIQKGDRVRARIISVSTSGGRMPRIALTMKQPYLGKIEWITQELTKASK, from the coding sequence ATGTTTAAACTAATTAAAGCAAAGGGTATAATACGCATTCCTCCTGAGTATTTTGGGCAACCACTAGATGAAATAGCACTACAAATTTTAAGGCAAGAATATCAAGAAAAAATGATTAAAGACCTTGGTTTAGTCCTCGCTGTACTAGACGCTAAAGTAAGTGAAGAAGGATATATTATATTCGGAGATGGTGCAACGTATCATGAAGTTAGTTTTGAAATGCTAGCTTTTGTTCCAATAATTCAAGAAGTTGTAGAAGGTGAAGTTAATCAAGTAGATAATTATGGGGTTTATGTAAATATAGGACCAGTTGATGGATTAGCACACATTTCACAAATCACTGATGATAATCTTAAATTTGATCAAAATAGGGGAATTCTTATAGGAGAAAGGAGCAAAAAAATAATACAAAAAGGGGATAGAGTTAGAGCAAGGATTATTAGTGTATCTACAAGTGGTGGAAGAATGCCTAGAATAGCTTTAACAATGAAACAACCATATTTGGGAAAGATAGAGTGGATAACACAAGAGCTAACAAAGGCGAGTAAATAA